In one Balaenoptera musculus isolate JJ_BM4_2016_0621 chromosome 20, mBalMus1.pri.v3, whole genome shotgun sequence genomic region, the following are encoded:
- the ADORA2B gene encoding adenosine receptor A2b isoform X1, whose translation MTLPRVLVGDGPEGFSPRVTRYKSLVTGARARGVIAVLWVLAFGIGLTPFLGWNSKDSATNCTEPWDGTTNASCCLVKCLFENVVPMSYMVYFNFFGCVLPPLLIMLVIYVKIFLVACRQLQRMELMDHSRTVLQREIHAAKSLAVIVGVFALCWLPVHVINCATLSQPAWAKEKPEWATNTAILLSHANSVVNPIVYASRNRDFRYAFHQIISRYVLCRTDVRKSGDGQAGAQPAVQVGL comes from the coding sequence GTATAAGAGTTTGGTCACTGGGGCCCGAGCAAGAGGAGTCATTGCTGTCCTCTGGGTCCTTGCCTTTGGCATCGGCCTGACCCCGTTCCTGGGGTGGAACAGTAAAGACAGTGCCACCAATTGCACGGAGCCCTGGGACGGGACCACAAACGCAAGCTGCTGCCTTGTGAAGTGTCTTTTTGAGAACGTGGTCCCCATGAGCTACATGGTGTACTTCAATTTCTTTGGGTGCGTCCTGCCCCCGCTGCTCATAATGCTGGTCATCTACGTCAAGATCTTCCTGGTGGCCTGCAGGCAGCTCCAGCGCATGGAGCTCATGGACCACTCGAGGACCGTCCTCCAGCGGGAGATCCACGCGGCCAAGTCCCTGGCCGTGATTGTTGGGGTCTTTGCTCTGTGCTGGCTGCCGGTACACGTCATCAACTGTGCCACGCTCTCTCAGCCAGCCTGGGCCAAGGAGAAGCCCGAGTGGGCCACGAACACGGCCATCCTCCTGTCGCACGCCAACTCGGTCGTCAATCCCATTGTCTACGCCTCCCGGAACCGAGACTTCCGCTACGCTTTCCACCAAATCATCTCCAGGTATGTTCTCTGCCGGACGGACGTCCGCAAGAGTGGGGACGGGCAGGCAGGGGCGCAGCCTGCTGTCCAGGTGGGCCTGTGA
- the ADORA2B gene encoding adenosine receptor A2b isoform X2, protein MTLPRVLVGDGPEGFSPRVTRYKSLVTGARARGVIAVLWVLAFGIGLTPFLGWNSKDSATNCTEPWDGTTNASCCLVKCLFENVVPMSYMVYFNFFGCVLPPLLIMLVIYVKIFLVACRQLQRMELMDHSRTVLQREIHAAKSLAVIVGVFALCWLPVHVINCATLSQPAWAKEKPEWATNTAILLSHANSVVNPIVYASRNRDFRYAFHQIISSKPP, encoded by the exons GTATAAGAGTTTGGTCACTGGGGCCCGAGCAAGAGGAGTCATTGCTGTCCTCTGGGTCCTTGCCTTTGGCATCGGCCTGACCCCGTTCCTGGGGTGGAACAGTAAAGACAGTGCCACCAATTGCACGGAGCCCTGGGACGGGACCACAAACGCAAGCTGCTGCCTTGTGAAGTGTCTTTTTGAGAACGTGGTCCCCATGAGCTACATGGTGTACTTCAATTTCTTTGGGTGCGTCCTGCCCCCGCTGCTCATAATGCTGGTCATCTACGTCAAGATCTTCCTGGTGGCCTGCAGGCAGCTCCAGCGCATGGAGCTCATGGACCACTCGAGGACCGTCCTCCAGCGGGAGATCCACGCGGCCAAGTCCCTGGCCGTGATTGTTGGGGTCTTTGCTCTGTGCTGGCTGCCGGTACACGTCATCAACTGTGCCACGCTCTCTCAGCCAGCCTGGGCCAAGGAGAAGCCCGAGTGGGCCACGAACACGGCCATCCTCCTGTCGCACGCCAACTCGGTCGTCAATCCCATTGTCTACGCCTCCCGGAACCGAGACTTCCGCTACGCTTTCCACCAAATCATCTCCAG CAAACCACCCTAA